A single Pirellulales bacterium DNA region contains:
- a CDS encoding DUF1559 domain-containing protein: MCRSRKRHGITIVELLVVISIIGMLLALLLPAVIASRERARAMQCANHLRNLGLAMVGEATARGHFPGAGYFSAGAVQDRHNWVVAPLPRIERRDVQALWNFDKLYEDPGNRSLSATQINVLICPDDDSFVPGEGNLSYVVNLGVGWTVPSDCPAIWRSASSPTPGIHPIDLNGNGVVCPANESADGAPSDRDLYYRMGLFFLENWPMSFGSHRHHSLDSVRDGLSRTIMLSENVRAGYDAASGATWASPRPRASAFVLSGYICENAKCAAGNVNLAKANDHSGGPWSYEAINSGLREKEGQAPWPNSFHPGGVNVLFADGHLQFLSEDVEGRVYAALVSPLGVGLIGPLAQPPVGDL; this comes from the coding sequence ATGTGTCGCTCGAGAAAACGCCACGGAATCACGATCGTCGAGCTACTCGTCGTGATTAGCATCATTGGGATGCTGCTGGCCCTTCTGTTGCCGGCGGTGATCGCGTCGCGCGAGCGAGCGCGGGCGATGCAATGCGCGAACCATTTGCGAAATCTGGGGCTGGCGATGGTGGGCGAGGCAACCGCGCGCGGCCATTTCCCCGGAGCGGGGTATTTCAGCGCGGGCGCCGTGCAGGACCGCCACAACTGGGTAGTTGCGCCCTTGCCGCGAATCGAGCGCCGCGACGTCCAGGCGCTGTGGAATTTCGATAAGCTTTATGAAGATCCCGGTAACCGCTCCCTCAGCGCGACCCAAATCAACGTTTTAATCTGCCCCGACGACGACAGCTTCGTGCCGGGGGAAGGAAACCTGAGCTACGTTGTCAACCTGGGGGTCGGTTGGACAGTTCCCAGCGATTGTCCGGCGATTTGGCGATCGGCGTCCTCGCCAACGCCGGGAATCCACCCGATTGATCTGAATGGCAACGGCGTTGTCTGCCCCGCCAACGAGTCGGCCGACGGTGCCCCGTCGGACCGCGACTTGTATTACCGCATGGGCCTGTTCTTCCTGGAGAATTGGCCGATGAGCTTCGGCAGCCACCGCCATCACTCGCTCGACTCTGTACGCGACGGATTGTCGCGGACCATCATGCTTTCAGAGAATGTGCGCGCGGGGTACGACGCGGCCAGCGGCGCGACTTGGGCCTCGCCCAGGCCGCGTGCGAGCGCCTTCGTGCTGAGCGGATACATTTGCGAGAACGCGAAATGCGCCGCCGGCAACGTCAATCTGGCCAAAGCCAACGACCACTCCGGCGGGCCGTGGTCTTACGAAGCGATCAACAGTGGCCTTCGCGAGAAAGAGGGTCAAGCGCCTTGGCCAAACTCGTTTCATCCGGGCGGTGTCAACGTGCTGTTCGCCGACGGCCATCTGCAGTTTCTTTCGGAGGACGTCGAGGGCCGCGTTTACGCGGCGCTAGTCAGTCCGCTGGGTGTTGGGCTTATTGGGCCGCT
- a CDS encoding cysteine peptidase family C39 domain-containing protein, translating into MLTPQLVMCCFTFTFGGGISSADIDEYVARSRVNRVACAPLSVWYCLRRLGRDARLEDVTDRAQLADDGVSAPRLVELCQSFGLRPRAIAGPRDALAELPVPSILIIDDRHCVVYDGMAGETTAHVFEPVTRRAGAERTEWLREHWTGEAIVFAELRPSVARLFSAALLAAGATMAGAWLAVLAFNRRARRPRAPDV; encoded by the coding sequence TTGCTGACACCGCAACTTGTAATGTGCTGCTTCACCTTCACGTTTGGAGGTGGCATCTCGTCGGCCGATATCGACGAGTACGTCGCGCGCTCGCGCGTCAATCGCGTGGCCTGCGCCCCGCTCTCGGTCTGGTATTGCCTTCGCCGGCTGGGACGCGATGCGCGACTCGAGGACGTCACCGATCGCGCGCAGCTCGCCGATGACGGGGTGAGCGCGCCGCGACTCGTCGAGCTGTGCCAGTCGTTCGGCTTGCGACCGCGCGCAATCGCTGGACCTCGCGACGCGTTGGCTGAATTGCCCGTCCCCTCGATTCTGATTATAGACGACCGGCACTGCGTCGTGTACGACGGCATGGCTGGCGAGACGACCGCCCATGTTTTTGAGCCGGTCACGCGTCGCGCCGGTGCAGAGCGGACGGAGTGGTTGCGCGAACACTGGACGGGAGAAGCGATTGTCTTTGCCGAACTGCGGCCCTCGGTGGCAAGGCTTTTTTCCGCCGCGCTGCTCGCCGCCGGCGCGACGATGGCGGGAGCGTGGCTCGCGGTGCTGGCCTTCAACCGCCGGGCGCGGCGACCGCGAGCGCCCGATGTTTGA